One Arachis hypogaea cultivar Tifrunner chromosome 2, arahy.Tifrunner.gnm2.J5K5, whole genome shotgun sequence genomic window, TATGAATACTTTTGGCAGCCAACTTGTTACAGATATAGATTCTCATCTTGATCTACATTCTTAAGAAAACCTACTAGTCATTTTCATTTCTGTTTATCCTTCATGTATTGTTGTAGAGACAATTTGTTTCAAAATGCAGCTAGGGGCTGGTTTATATAGCCTGCATGGAATAAATTTGCCTAAGTACGGGCGATGAACTAATAATATCCTTATTGATTCTATTATATCCTAATTGCagatactaaaataatatttgttgaaTCTAACATTGTATCGGTTAAACTTGTATTGTTTCTGAACCACAGATATGAGCATCCACTTCTGATTGAGGGAAGGGATAAAACTGAATGGGTTCTTCCAATTACTGTGCATGCTCCCCCGAGTAGAGCTCTTCCTTCCGGCACAAGAAATGATAAGCATTTTTCATTGGATCCTTCATGGGGGCACAATTGACAAAAGGTATTAATGAATCCTTATCCAACCTTGTTTTCCGTTTCATTAGCTGAGGAATCTAAGTTAAAGGTCCACATTTCTGCAATTACTTTAATAAAAAggtttagtgtgtgtttggattaaggTTTGTCAAACCGGAGtttgaataaaagtgattttatagaattgattttggctaaaagtaagtttgtgtcgacatgatttatgtttggcaactttataccaaaattgattttgataaaataaatattgtttggataatattagttaaaatcacttttaaataGATAATTACTTAAAAGGAcatgacattaaattataatgttattttttatacatgtttaattttcttttttatacttttttcttatatgttttttatatagtatatttttaatactcttaatactcttttttagtacgttataatttttaactattattattattattattatttatggttaatttttttatttaatttattttacctaatgggatcaataaattctattataaaaagataataataaatataatacacaaaaatcacaactataaaaatatataatatcaaattaaaaattaataaaaaatataaataataaaaaaagagtttaTATAAGAGAGAAATAATAGGAAttctataaataatacaataacatgtataaaggataaagttggtaaaagaaaaataaatattgaatataGTGGCTAAAAGCACGTTAGTGCAACGGAGAAGCTAGAAATTATTGCTTCTTGTAAACGTGGTTTTGTAAACAAAATCACTTAAACGCAAAAAATTAGCCAAACCAAAAATTGAAGCTTTCAAGAAGCTAATGTACTTTTTCCCTTCAAATGTTTACCAAACACACCCTTAGTTGTGTTAGAGTTTCCCATAGTTTAACTCAATTTTCAATTTAGTCCTATAGTTTAGAAGTTTCCAATAAAGCCTTTATGGATACCAGTTCTGTAGTGTAGATAATCCAATAAGATGTTTTTTTTATAGTTTGGTTGTCATCCAATAATTGATTTTGGTATTAATTTGTTTTATGCAGCAACAAAGAAGGAAGCTGAAACGTGTGCAGCCTTACCATCTTTGTCTTTAAGTATCATTCCAAGCTTTATCTTTTTCTTGTACAAAATTTTTACAGGAGCCAAAATTGGCACAATTTGGCATCATTGGTTAACTCTGAAATTGCCAGATTCTTTCAGCATAGTATTTCTGCTTTCTTTGACCTccacctttctttctttcttgctttctttctttatgggTTTGGTGTTGACTTGATTACGTCCCATACTCAATTACATGTTGATTCTCCACCCCCCTTttccccaccaccaccaccaccatttttTTAGCTTTATCTTACAGGTAAAGGATGATAAATTCCAGTTGTGATAAAAATAACAATTTGTTGCTTAGCGTGGTAAATTGTATTGATGATCAATTCCAGTTGTGATAAAAATAATTGATTTGTTGCTTAGCTTATTTAATGTTTTTAAGTTTTCCCaaagttacaaatattttacGAACAATCCACCCTTACTTTCTTTCCTGTTATTTTCTTTGTTGGATACCTCAACGAAGATTCTATAATTATCTTAATGTGATTTTGGTATGTTATAAAAGTGATATCGTTATTTAAAGTATATCTAAATAAATAAGTCATATTTTTAACACAAGTATCTTtgtgaaaagatatttttagcaTCTTTATTGGagtaggttttttattttttatttttttccgttTATGGTTGGAACCCACCTACTTATTAAAAACTGAACATATTCATCTTGGTTAGGAAATGTTGGAATGTGCTAAATTTCCCTTCATTaatctattattattttaatatcatttaaatatgtcatgatttgtttctttttactttcacgtgaataatttaatttaaaattgattaattttCCACTCCTAATACTTGATTACTTGgtgaaaataaattatgaaatgtCAGTATAAAATTATCCCAATGGTGCATATACTTATCAAGTAGATAATTAATTTGACTGTATTTTGGGGCTTAATCCGTTGTTAATGAAAGAGATGtattgttttcattatttttattaataaaatttaagagatTGAGATGGAAAATGCTGAGATAGGTTTACTTAATACAACttgaaggaaaaaaaatggaCATTGAATCGTATGTTAAATTTATTTGTCAccttagtattattttttataggtttaattactctgttggtctcttagtgttattttttataggtttaattactctattggtctctatagtttgacaaaattttcaattaggtttctatattttttttttctttttaattgggttcctgcaccaattttttttttcaattgagttcctatatttttttttcttttatttgagtctctgcatcattttttttagttgagtctctatacaattaagtcaattactattaagagggacctaattgaaaaaaaaaatttggtgcagggacccaattaaaaaaaaatatagggacctaattgaaaatttcgcgaaactataaaaaccaataaagtaattaaaccttttttatATAACCTGCACAGTAAAAAATTTGTATGACATAAGGGGAAAGACAATATCAATCCCCCATAAGAAAGGTTTAAATGTAATTTACTATGTAAATTAgataaacaaattttaaattcttataatatattaaatatttaaaattaaattgtctaTATCTACtaacatttataaaaaaaaaactattaattgTTTATACATATATGTAAGTTTAGAAAATCTGTTTAATTTTTTCAAGCTACCTTTTAGTAGACCCAATCTTAGAGGTGGAGATACTAAACTTTTTTCTAAAACAAAACTTATAATGAACAATAGACCTAAGTTGGAAGTAGAGATTTTTTGGTTgacaaatttctttttttactttacaAGTTATGTTGTCTAATAATATTGTTTAACGGGGACATTAAATTAAAAAGGTAACATTTTTGTTTGAATTATGCTAACAAATTTTAACaaataattgttatacatattcaTCCAATCATCTTATGAAGTTTACTTTGTAATAATGAGTTCATAATATAgtactttatatttatttataataataatttcatattttCTATGCATGCATATATAGATTAACACAATGAATGCTCAATTAGAATTAATTCTTTACGTCCTCATTAATTCATAGAAATTATTACATCACATAAATTGTAAGATATAACTACTAACACAGATAATTTATGATAATTTAGGTGTAATGtataattaatacaatttttataatattaattttatatctttAAATATCATAAACAAATAAACTTAATAActgaaataatatttaatatagtcacataaaaaatactaattattaattatttaagctTTAATAAGAGGATTTATTTTTAATGGCCTAAACCCATGATGAATACTTGCTTGCCATATTTTCTCAATGCTAAACATAGCATCTCCACACTCATTAACATTCCATTCTTCTAAAGCATGCAATATCCCTGCAATACGCCATGCACTCATCACCCTTCTTGGCAGCCAATTCtgcaattgaattttgaaatttagttACCGATAAATAATATATTCTAACTTGGttcatatttataatcaaatttgaaaaataatataatcaaaataaatttatatttatatttaaaatataataaaagtttaaaaatacaACATTGGCTGATTGATAACTTTATTCATTATTAAAGAAATATGTACAGTGatagattttttgtttttgtagagCATTTTTGATAGtcaaaatataaatgaaaaataactaaattagtCGATGAATTAGCtaatcatataaaatatatattaaaatataaaacatatattgaAAATAGattaaatcatatatatttatatataaatatacgatAATTAATTCGATAGttgatttttaatatgaaaatactatttttgaataTCAAATAACGGATTCGATTTAACTATCTAGCATATTAtgttgccaatgagtaatagctcaaatgacatagtctttccgtactcaattaaaaggttgcggattcgagtctcctatctttggtataaaaaaaaaaaaactagcatATTATGTCATAAGAACAAATAAATGTTAGCTAAACCTTAAAAGTTATTACAAGACTTACCTCACAGGAATGTACGTTAACTAAAGAAGAGGGAGCTAGCATGGATGGTGTGGTATGATAGAAACAATCTTTGCGAAGTTTCTTTGGAGGAAATTGTGTAAAAGGTATGAACAATGTTCCTTTTGGTGCCTTCTTCTGTTCAGCCTCGTTAATTTGATCTCCTACTAACCATATCtggaaattaaatttgaaatcagATACATTATTTTCATAatacattttaatttaattttcgttTCTCAtggaattaattgatttttgttttaattactcCACTAATTTCTATGATTTTATCgcatttttaattagattcttatacttttttttcttttcaattggatccctataccgtatcagattttgtaattaagtcgcTGCTCTCACAAAAACATTGAAATCAACTGAATATTCTATTAAtcaaaatagaatattcaatcaaTTGTTAGGCATATTCATTTTATTTAACGAAATGTTTTTGTCACGACAAggatttaattacaaaatcttatatgatataaggacctaattgaaaagaaaaaaaaagtataagcaCTTAACTAAAAAATTCGATCGAATTATAAAGACCGACGGAATAACTAAaccttgatttttttttcatgtaCCTCTGCAGTGTAGGATCCTGGGAAAACCAAATTCTTTTTGGACTCAGAGCAGAGCTTTGATTGAAGATTATCATAATCATCCTTGTACATTGTTGTAACCTGAAAAGAATTGCATGGAATAGCAATGAAGGAATTCAacttgttttttcttgttttttaaaTGCATGTTGAATATGAATATATATTGATTATAATAACAAGATTATTGCAAAAATCAAAGTAATAATGTAACGTACCTTGGTACCCCTTTCACATAAAGCATTGACAATAGCATATGAAATCTTGGTAAGTTTACCAGAAAGAAGGACTTGAGTTGTTTCTTTGGGAATGTTATTAAGAATAATAGCCACAACTAAGCTACTTCCATCAACAATCTTTATCTTAAGCTGCGGATAGCTCTTTATGTAAACCTCACCAAGTTTATTAAGCTTATCTCCCTGCATCATCCAATACATTCAAAGTATATAACAaactattaaatttatttattttttgtttaattactctgttggtccctatagtttcgtgaaattttcaattaggtccctatacttttttttctttttaattgggttcctgcactaattttttttcaattaagtcccttttagtagtaattggcttaattttataggaccaaactaaaaaaaaagaattggtataaggacctaaataaaaggaaaaaaagtgtagggacccaattaaaaaaaaatttggtgcaaggactcaattaaaaggaaaaaaagtatagggacctaattgaaaatttcgcgaaactatagggaccaacagagtaattaaacctttattttTTTGGGTCACATACATTAGGAAATACTCAAAAGATCAGGTCAATAgttaaattagtcactaaaagaTGACTTGTTTTTTAAATTCGTCCTTAAAagattttattaatcaaattgattcttcaaagattataaattaatcattttCGTCCTTCAGTCACTCAGTTAATAGTTTTAGTAAACGATTAATGACATAAAATGTTAACTCACATCACACATGACACCTAGCCTATCTAATTAGACGTTGAAACAAATATATTTATCAAAAGTTATCAATTTAGTGTCGTTAGGTTATATTAAGATTAGAGTTTATATAATTAGAAAAATTGACTAAATTgatatattttcataaatatatttgtttAGCGTTCAATTAGACATGTTAGGTGACATATATGCTATCAGTTAACGTTTTATATCATCAATCGTTGATGAAAATTATTAATTGAGTGATAGAAGgataaaaaagattaatttataatctttgaaagactaatttgattaataaatttttttagggaCAAATTTGAAGAATGACATAtcttttaggtagcgtttggtggagagacagagacggaaagattgagactgagagatagagactaagagacagggattaaaataaatttcagtattctgtttggtgtaaaatggGAAACAGGAATTGAAAgtttgaaataaaaatgaaactctaatttaatttgcacaaagtataaaattagaattaattaattgaaatgaaagtattttaggtataaaatgttattaaagtttcagtctccatctctaaaaatttcagtcccctgtgtccctactttttggaggtactgaaatactgaaattttagaaacAGAAATAGAAATTTTAATACCAATCTTTAAACTAATAAACATAATATTGAATCTCAAtttttcagtctctgtctcactacctcaaaacaaacgcaaCTTAAGAACTAATTTGATCATTAGACTCAAATCTAAAACCTCTGTATGGGGAGGGGAAACAAATGTCATCTGAGAAAATGTTGAGAAGTGATGATATACCAAAGAAGCAGGCTTTTGTTAATCATGTAAAAATGATCCTTTTACAAATATGTTTAGTTAGCATTTGATTTAACCATCTCATTAGATTGACAATAGTATATCTTaattagcatatatatatatatatatatatatatatatatatatatatatatatatatatataaaacacatacacacaaaaaataaaagGTATATATACTTGCCTGGTTCAAAAGACCAAGAGTTAAAACCTTAACTCCTCTCAACTCTGCCTCAAGTATTGCTTCCTCTATCAGTTTGTTTAATGCTTCTCTTTGCCATTTGAAGAAATActgacaaaataaaagaaaaatatatatatattcttcatTATTTGATAACTAGAGCTAAAAATAGATGTTAATATTTCTGAATAAATTTTAAGAGTAATGTTTTTCCAATTTTCACCGAATTCAACCTTTCAACCAAATACTTACCAGCCTTAAGTTCACTTTCCCCCTTTATTagaaacaaaataattaaaaaaacagtccttgtaaaaattttttttgggttatctcctataaattttttatgtttttatttatgtTGCTGTAATTaaggcttgtttgggtgagcttctaaaaaaagatcttttttctagttatctttttttaaaagatcttatgaaaaagtaaaagtaattttatgtttggatatctcatacaaaaagatctttttatttatcaattatgtttgggtataataatataaaagtacttttttgtttatttattacacgaaaaacatattttttttaaagaaaaaagatcttttgaaaaaagatgtaaattacagcttctcaaaaaattgtttttttatttttttagtgcttttacttttactactaaaaatttgccaaacacactaaaaaataagaaaaaaaaatctttttttaatagaataatatgGCGCCCAAATAAGTACTTAATagatgctaaataagacaagttttgacttttttttgttcTGAGCATTACCGAAACCAAAATTTACCAAATTTACAAGGATATAAAACTTTTTCGCAATAAAAAACCAAAACTATATATAACTAAAGAAATCTTACTTGAACATGGAATCTTGGTATAACCCAAGATTGCAAATGGAGCATTTTGAAATTGTTCCTCTCCAAAACAAATGTTTTGCCATAAAACCAAGTCATGAAAGAAGTCCAAAGTGTGAGTGGCCACAGCAAATAGAGGTACCATTTTGAAGATTGTGGTGTGGATGCTAATGAAGAAAACCCCAACCTAAGATAATATATTGATTCTGGGGTTGTAAGGTGTGTTAGGTGCACCACATCTACTGAACCTTCTTCTCTCTTCAGTGACATTTCATATGTTTTGTCTGAACTCTTGTCCATTGTTCCATACACGTAATCATAAATTGGCATGAAAAGTGAGTAATTAGTTCTGAATTGTGTGTGGTGCAATGAGTGGAACCTGCCATATATATTGCAAATTATATTAGTTAGAGCATgtacaaaattaaaaagtaaatgtAAGTATTCTttaaaaataggtttaattactccgttggttcttatagtttcgcgaaattttcaattaggtccctatatttttttttaattgagtccttgcaccaaattttttttaattgggtccctacattttttttcttttatttaggtccctataccaattcttttttttagttgggtccctataaaattaagtcaattactactaagagggacttaattgaaaaaaaaaatttaatatagagactcaattaaaaaaatatatatagaaacctaattgaacatttcacgaaactatagggatcaacaaaataattaaaccttaaaaataATACGAGGTTCTTAATTAGATTTGATCTAAAAACCCAAAATTAACTTCAAAGGTTAAGGGGAAAAATTTTTCGATTATtattaatgaaatatttttaaggtttaattactcttttggtccctatagtttcgcgaaattttcaataaggtcctgtactttttttctttttaattgagtccttgcaccaaaattttttttaattgggtccctatatttttttttcttttatttaggtccctataccaattcttttttttagttgggtccctataaaattaagccaattactactaagagggacttaattgaaaaaaaaattattgtagagactcaattaaaaagaaaaaaatataagaacctagttaaaaattttacgaaactatagagaccaataaaataattaaacctacttttaattattatttcactAATGAGAGCAGAGTTTTTTTTCATAGCTCAAACCCtcaaaaagattcaaaatgagAGTGAGGAGACTCAAATACAAAATCACAAAATGTACAACATAATatattagagtaaagtatcattttatctccaatatttagagtaagttttaaagttgttcataatgtttaaatcgttctattttAATCTTCAGCATTTTAAAACTGTCTCAATGTTATTATGTCGTTAGTGATTTATTAACAAAGTTGTCTTATATAGGATAAAAATATTAAGGACAAAAATAACACAATACTCTTAAAAGAATTatcaaattattaaataaaataaaaaagaattttaataaaagaaattacatTATAAATTTAAGATCTTTACTgcttgtagaatgactagtagataaatttttaaaaaaatataaaaaagcatgatacatatacaataaagtataaattatacgttttgtttttaatataccgaactttttaatatttaatttaaataaactttgttttcaactttgaaaaaaattaaattttatcctttaataatatcattttttttactctgcataattattctattatttttaaccatctctaaataaattattcttaatcacattacttttattctaagtaaatttattttttttaattttatttttaaagattattACTCATTATAGAATACTTAAAATACTTGTAGAATGACtaatagataaattaaaaaaatatagtatatatacaataaaatataaatgatccttttttatctctaatatattaaatttctttaattaattaattaaattttattaattttaaaataaattttaatttttttaataatataatttttttatagtagataattatttaattatttttttaattatatctaaataaattatttttagttacatatttttattctaaataaa contains:
- the LOC112730784 gene encoding very-long-chain aldehyde decarbonylase CER1 isoform X2, with translation MASKPGILTDWPWKPLGSFKWVILTPWIAHSTYSFITKDENERDIGYFLIFPYMMVRMLHDQAWITLSRHRTSIGKTRILDKGIEFEQVDRESNWDDQILLNGLLFYIGYMLVPEGSHLPIWKTDGVIITTLLHAGPVEFLYYWLHRALHHHFLYSRYHSHHHSSIVTEPITSVIHPFAEHIAYFVLFAIPLYTTVITRTASIASFAGYLAYIDFMNNMGHCNFEFIPTTLFSFFPFLKFLIYTPSFHSLHHTQFRTNYSLFMPIYDYVYGTMDKSSDKTYEMSLKREEGSVDVVHLTHLTTPESIYYLRLGFSSLASTPQSSKWYLYLLWPLTLWTSFMTWFYGKTFVLERNNFKMLHLQSWVIPRFHVQYFFKWQREALNKLIEEAILEAELRGVKVLTLGLLNQANKLNKLGEVYIKSYPQLKIKIVDGSSLVVAIILNNIPKETTQVLLSGKLTKISYAIVNALCERGTKVTTMYKDDYDNLQSKLCSESKKNLVFPGSYTAEIWLVGDQINEAEQKKAPKGTLFIPFTQFPPKKLRKDCFYHTTPSMLAPSSLVNVHSCENWLPRRVMSAWRIAGILHALEEWNVNECGDAMFSIEKIWQASIHHGFRPLKINPLIKA
- the LOC112730784 gene encoding very-long-chain aldehyde decarbonylase CER1 isoform X1, whose amino-acid sequence is MASKPGILTDWPWKPLGSFKWVILTPWIAHSTYSFITKDENERDIGYFLIFPYMMVRMLHDQAWITLSRHRTSIGKTRILDKGIEFEQVDRESNWDDQILLNGLLFYIGYMLVPEGSHLPIWKTDGVIITTLLHAGPVEFLYYWLHRALHHHFLYSRYHSHHHSSIVTEPITSVIHPFAEHIAYFVLFAIPLYTTVITRTASIASFAGYLAYIDFMNNMGHCNFEFIPTTLFSFFPFLKFLIYTPSFHSLHHTQFRTNYSLFMPIYDYVYGTMDKSSDKTYEMSLKREEGSVDVVHLTHLTTPESIYYLRLGFSSLASTPQSSKWYLYLLWPLTLWTSFMTWFYGKTFVLERNNFKMLHLQSWVIPRFHVQYFFKWQREALNKLIEEAILEAELRGVKVLTLGLLNQGDKLNKLGEVYIKSYPQLKIKIVDGSSLVVAIILNNIPKETTQVLLSGKLTKISYAIVNALCERGTKVTTMYKDDYDNLQSKLCSESKKNLVFPGSYTAEIWLVGDQINEAEQKKAPKGTLFIPFTQFPPKKLRKDCFYHTTPSMLAPSSLVNVHSCENWLPRRVMSAWRIAGILHALEEWNVNECGDAMFSIEKIWQASIHHGFRPLKINPLIKA